The Helicobacter pylori NQ4053 genome contains a region encoding:
- a CDS encoding bifunctional riboflavin kinase/FAD synthetase, giving the protein MLNFLSISSEPKIKSLAIGKFDGLHLGHQALFKELKDPKALLIIEKKHYTKGYLTPLKYRAKLVKMPLFFVYLEEISQLNALEFLELLKKKFPNLERLVVGYDFRFGHERQNDALFLKERFEKTIIVPEVKVQNISVHSKMIKLALSHGDLSLANKLLGRYYEVCGEVISDQGLGHKELVPTLNIKTKDFILPSFGVYASLVEIKDPIYQKSVSFIGNRLSTDQHFAIECHVLDTIIENPPKEIALRWVQKIRDNMRFSSLKELKNQIQQDILMAKEILR; this is encoded by the coding sequence ATGTTGAATTTTTTATCCATTTCAAGCGAGCCTAAAATTAAAAGCCTAGCTATCGGTAAATTTGACGGCTTGCATTTAGGGCATCAAGCCCTTTTTAAGGAATTAAAAGATCCTAAAGCCCTTTTAATCATAGAAAAAAAACATTACACTAAAGGCTATTTAACCCCCTTAAAATACCGCGCCAAACTCGTTAAGATGCCTTTATTTTTTGTGTATTTAGAAGAGATTTCACAATTAAATGCTTTAGAATTTTTAGAGCTTTTAAAAAAGAAATTCCCTAACTTAGAACGCCTGGTGGTGGGCTATGATTTCAGGTTTGGGCATGAGAGGCAAAATGACGCTTTATTTTTAAAAGAGCGTTTTGAAAAAACCATTATTGTGCCTGAAGTGAAAGTCCAAAATATTAGCGTGCATTCTAAGATGATCAAACTAGCCCTAAGTCATGGCGACTTATCTTTGGCTAACAAGCTCTTAGGCCGATATTATGAAGTGTGCGGGGAAGTCATTAGCGATCAAGGATTAGGGCATAAAGAATTAGTGCCTACTTTAAATATCAAAACTAAAGATTTTATCCTCCCTAGCTTTGGGGTGTATGCGAGTTTAGTGGAAATAAAAGATCCAATTTATCAAAAAAGCGTGAGTTTTATAGGCAATCGCTTAAGCACGGATCAACATTTCGCCATAGAATGCCATGTTCTTGATACTATCATAGAAAACCCGCCCAAAGAAATCGCTTTGCGTTGGGTTCAAAAAATACGAGACAACATGCGTTTTTCTTCGTTAAAAGAGCTTAAAAATCAGATCCAACAAGACATCTTAATGGCCAAAGAGATTTTGAGATAA
- the hofB gene encoding outer membrane beta-barrel protein HofB — MKNSAPLKNQVFCGLYVLSLSASLQAFDYKIEVLAESFSKVGFNKKKIDIARGIYPTETFVTAVGQGNIYADFLSKSLKDQGHVLEGKFGGTIGGIAYDSTKFNQGGSVIYNYIGYWDGYLGGKRALLDGTSIHECALGSDGKVIDSIACGNARANKIRRNYLMNNAFLEYRYKDIFAAKGGRYQSSAPYMSSYTQGFEISAKIKDKNEGSHKLWWFSSWGRAFAYGEWIYDFYSPRTVIKNGRTLNYGIHLVDYTYERKGVSVSPFFQFSPGTYYSPGVVVGYDSNPNFDGVGFRSETKAYILLPVHAPLRRDTYRYAIKAGTAGQSLLIRQRFDYNEFNFGGAFYKVWKNANAYIGTTGNPLGIDFWTNSVYDIGQALSHVVTADAVSGWVFGGGVHKKWLWGTLWRWTSGALANEASAAVNVGYKISKSLTASVKLEYFGVMTHSGFTVGSYRPTPGSKALYSDRSHLMTTLSAKF, encoded by the coding sequence ATGAAAAATAGTGCACCTTTAAAGAATCAAGTTTTTTGTGGGTTATATGTTTTAAGTTTGAGCGCTTCTTTGCAAGCGTTTGATTATAAAATTGAAGTTTTAGCGGAGTCCTTTTCTAAAGTTGGCTTTAATAAGAAAAAGATTGACATAGCTAGGGGGATTTATCCTACAGAGACTTTTGTAACCGCTGTGGGTCAGGGCAATATTTATGCGGATTTTTTATCCAAAAGCCTTAAAGATCAAGGGCATGTTTTAGAGGGAAAATTCGGCGGCACAATCGGTGGGATCGCTTATGACAGCACGAAATTCAATCAGGGCGGATCGGTTATTTATAATTACATCGGTTATTGGGATGGCTATTTAGGGGGTAAAAGGGCCTTGCTTGATGGCACGAGTATCCATGAGTGCGCGCTTGGCTCTGATGGCAAGGTGATTGATTCTATAGCATGTGGGAACGCTAGGGCTAATAAAATCCGCCGTAATTACTTGATGAATAACGCTTTTTTAGAATACCGCTATAAGGATATATTTGCGGCTAAAGGGGGGCGTTATCAATCCAGTGCTCCTTATATGAGCTCTTACACGCAAGGCTTTGAAATCAGCGCTAAAATCAAGGATAAAAATGAGGGGAGCCATAAATTATGGTGGTTTAGCTCATGGGGTAGGGCGTTCGCTTATGGGGAGTGGATTTATGATTTTTATTCTCCAAGAACCGTGATTAAAAACGGGCGCACTCTAAATTATGGTATCCATTTAGTGGATTACACTTATGAAAGGAAAGGGGTTAGCGTCAGCCCTTTTTTCCAATTTTCGCCCGGGACTTATTACAGCCCTGGGGTGGTTGTAGGCTATGATAGTAACCCTAATTTTGATGGCGTGGGATTTAGATCCGAAACAAAAGCTTATATTTTGCTCCCTGTCCATGCCCCCTTAAGAAGGGATACTTATCGTTACGCTATAAAGGCTGGCACTGCCGGGCAAAGCTTGCTCATTAGGCAACGATTTGATTACAATGAATTTAATTTCGGGGGAGCGTTTTATAAAGTGTGGAAAAACGCAAACGCTTACATAGGCACGACAGGAAACCCTTTAGGCATTGATTTTTGGACTAATAGCGTTTATGATATAGGGCAAGCCTTAAGCCATGTGGTAACCGCTGATGCCGTCTCTGGTTGGGTTTTTGGTGGGGGCGTGCATAAAAAATGGCTGTGGGGGACTTTATGGCGTTGGACTAGCGGCGCTTTAGCCAATGAAGCGAGCGCGGCTGTTAATGTGGGCTATAAAATCAGTAAGAGTTTGACAGCGAGCGTGAAATTAGAATACTTTGGCGTGATGACGCATTCAGGCTTTACGGTGGGGAGTTACAGGCCCACGCCCGGCTCTAAAGCACTTTATTCAGACAGAAGCCATTTGATGACAACCCTTAGCGCTAAATTCTAA
- the pyrB gene encoding aspartate carbamoyltransferase, producing the protein MPKKCRHLLQTSDLSLDEIKLLLNKASVYANDFNAVSLETKEKMHNKIIVALFFENSTRTVSSFEIASLRLGAKIVKLNMQTSSTSKGETLIDTFKNIHAMQPDAIITRHAFSSAPFKLAEFSQCPLINAGSGTSAHPTQALLDLLTLYQHFGGLENLKGKKIAFIGDVKNSRVANSNIKLLQRLGLEIMLCAPSSMLPSTPLRTTHNIEEAIAFADILMSLRTQTERHNAPIFASLKDYGNAYCITQQRLEAHAKNKEVIILHPGPVHRDIDIESAVLEDKRSKVLEQVKNGVAMRMAVLEFLLLD; encoded by the coding sequence ATGCCAAAAAAATGCCGACACTTGCTCCAAACCAGCGATTTAAGCCTAGATGAAATCAAGCTTTTATTGAACAAAGCGAGCGTTTATGCGAACGATTTTAACGCTGTATCTTTAGAGACAAAAGAAAAAATGCACAATAAAATCATCGTGGCGTTATTTTTTGAAAATTCCACCAGAACGGTGTCTAGTTTTGAAATCGCAAGCCTAAGGTTGGGGGCAAAAATAGTGAAATTAAACATGCAAACAAGCTCCACTTCAAAGGGTGAAACTTTGATAGACACTTTCAAAAATATCCATGCCATGCAGCCTGACGCTATCATCACACGGCATGCTTTTTCAAGCGCGCCTTTTAAATTAGCTGAATTTTCACAATGCCCCTTGATTAATGCCGGGAGCGGCACAAGTGCTCATCCTACCCAAGCGTTATTAGACTTGCTCACCCTTTATCAGCATTTTGGCGGTTTAGAAAATTTAAAAGGGAAGAAAATCGCTTTCATAGGCGATGTGAAAAATTCCAGAGTGGCTAATAGTAACATTAAATTGCTCCAAAGGCTAGGGCTTGAGATCATGCTGTGCGCTCCAAGCTCCATGCTCCCTAGCACTCCTTTAAGAACGACGCACAACATTGAAGAAGCGATAGCATTTGCTGACATCTTAATGAGTTTGAGAACCCAAACCGAACGGCACAATGCGCCCATTTTTGCGAGCTTGAAAGATTATGGCAACGCTTATTGCATCACCCAACAACGCCTAGAAGCTCATGCTAAAAATAAAGAGGTGATTATTTTACACCCAGGCCCGGTGCATAGGGATATTGATATAGAAAGCGCGGTGTTAGAAGACAAGCGATCTAAAGTCTTAGAGCAAGTCAAAAATGGCGTGGCAATGCGCATGGCAGTGTTGGAGTTTTTGCTATTAGATTGA
- the tlyA gene encoding 23S rRNA (cytidine-2'-O)-methyltransferase TlyA produces MRLDYALFNQHLANSREKAKALVLKNQVLVNKMVVSKPSFIVKEGDQIELVATNLFVSRAGEKLGAFLETHFVDFKGKVVLDVGASKGGFSQVALLKGAKKVLCVDVGKMQLDESLKNDQRIECYEECDIRGFKTPETIDLVLCDVSFISLYCILEAILPLSDEFLALFKPQFEVGRAAKRNKKGVVMNKEAILNALENFKNHLKTKNFQILKIQESLVKGKNGNVEFFIHFKRA; encoded by the coding sequence ATGCGCCTAGATTACGCCTTATTCAACCAGCATTTAGCAAATAGCAGAGAAAAAGCTAAAGCGTTGGTTTTAAAAAATCAGGTTTTAGTCAATAAAATGGTGGTTTCTAAACCCTCTTTTATCGTTAAAGAGGGTGATCAAATTGAATTAGTCGCTACCAATCTATTCGTTAGCAGGGCTGGGGAAAAATTAGGGGCTTTTTTAGAAACCCATTTCGTGGATTTTAAGGGAAAGGTGGTTTTAGATGTGGGAGCGAGCAAGGGGGGCTTTAGTCAAGTGGCTCTTTTAAAAGGGGCTAAAAAGGTGCTTTGCGTGGATGTGGGGAAAATGCAATTAGATGAAAGTTTGAAAAACGACCAGCGCATAGAATGTTATGAAGAATGCGATATTAGAGGGTTTAAAACGCCAGAAACAATTGATTTAGTGCTTTGTGATGTGAGTTTTATTTCTTTATATTGTATTTTAGAAGCGATTTTGCCTTTAAGCGATGAATTTTTGGCGCTTTTCAAACCGCAATTTGAAGTGGGCAGGGCCGCAAAACGCAATAAAAAGGGGGTGGTGATGAATAAAGAAGCCATTTTGAACGCTTTAGAAAACTTTAAAAACCATTTAAAAACAAAGAATTTTCAAATCTTAAAGATCCAAGAAAGCTTAGTGAAAGGGAAAAACGGGAATGTTGAATTTTTTATCCATTTCAAGCGAGCCTAA
- the tkt gene encoding transketolase, whose translation MRLSNADLERLKSMANTLRFLCADMIDKANSGHPGVCLGLADVMVVLSLHLNLNPTNPKWLNRDRLVFSGGHASALAYSLLHLWGFDLSLEDLKRFRQLHSKTPGHPELHHTEGIEITTGPLGQGFANAVGFSMASQYAQTLLDKEVITHKVYCLCGDGDLQEGISYESASLAGHLRLDNLIVIYDSNQISIEGAINISFSEQVKARFLAQNWEVLECDGHDYQAIHNALEEAKKSTKPTLLIAHTIIGKGAIGLEGSEKTHGSPLNKEVLKQSKENAQINPDESFIIGPKNKMHFEEVKVRGVSLEALWEKSLSPKTKEKIHALKNFDFNAIHYPTFKKGESLATRVSNGMILNAIAKECEGFLGGSADLAPSNNTQLKHSGDFPLGQNLHFGIREHAMGAITNALAAYGLFLPFCATFFVFSDYLMPSMRLSALMKLKALFIFTHDSIGVGEDGATHQPIEQLSHLRALPNFYAFRPSDAFENKACMQVALSLNAPSALILSRQNLPVLDEVSKEQVLKGAYVKYDAKDPIITLVASGSEVSLALESAKILERENIPTQVVSAPCFDLLIEQDENYLKELFKGKVLVIEASRAIEWYRFADKIIGMDSFGSSAKGDKLFEKFGFSVENITAQAKRLLNA comes from the coding sequence ATGCGATTGAGTAACGCTGACTTAGAACGATTAAAAAGCATGGCGAACACGCTTCGCTTTTTGTGTGCGGATATGATAGATAAGGCTAATAGCGGGCATCCGGGCGTGTGCTTGGGGCTAGCCGATGTGATGGTGGTTTTAAGCTTGCACCTAAACCTAAACCCTACTAACCCTAAATGGCTCAATAGGGACAGGCTGGTTTTTAGCGGAGGGCATGCGAGCGCGTTAGCGTATAGTTTGTTGCATTTGTGGGGCTTTGATTTGAGCTTAGAAGATTTAAAGCGTTTCAGGCAATTACACTCTAAAACCCCAGGACACCCCGAATTGCACCACACCGAAGGCATTGAGATCACGACAGGCCCTTTGGGGCAAGGTTTTGCTAACGCTGTGGGTTTTAGCATGGCGAGTCAATACGCTCAAACCCTTTTGGATAAAGAAGTGATTACTCATAAAGTCTATTGCTTGTGTGGGGATGGGGATTTGCAAGAAGGCATTAGTTATGAGAGTGCTTCTTTAGCCGGACACCTTCGCCTTGATAATCTCATTGTGATTTATGACAGCAACCAAATCAGCATTGAAGGCGCTATTAATATTAGTTTTAGCGAACAGGTTAAAGCACGTTTTTTAGCGCAAAATTGGGAAGTGCTAGAATGCGATGGGCATGACTATCAAGCAATTCACAATGCTTTAGAAGAAGCCAAAAAATCCACCAAACCCACGCTTTTAATCGCTCATACGATTATTGGTAAGGGGGCTATTGGTTTAGAGGGGAGTGAAAAAACGCATGGCTCGCCTTTAAATAAAGAAGTGTTAAAACAATCCAAAGAAAACGCTCAAATCAACCCTGATGAAAGCTTTATCATTGGCCCAAAAAACAAAATGCATTTTGAAGAAGTGAAAGTTAGGGGCGTTAGCTTAGAAGCCTTATGGGAAAAGTCCTTAAGCCCTAAAACAAAAGAAAAGATCCATGCGTTAAAGAATTTTGATTTTAACGCCATCCATTACCCCACCTTTAAAAAAGGCGAATCTCTAGCCACGAGAGTGAGTAACGGCATGATTTTAAACGCTATCGCCAAAGAATGCGAAGGCTTTTTGGGGGGAAGTGCGGATTTAGCCCCCTCTAATAACACGCAGTTAAAACACTCTGGCGATTTCCCTTTAGGGCAAAACTTGCATTTTGGAATCAGAGAGCATGCCATGGGGGCTATCACTAACGCTTTAGCGGCGTATGGCTTGTTTTTGCCTTTTTGTGCGACCTTTTTTGTGTTTAGCGATTATTTAATGCCCAGCATGCGTTTGAGCGCTTTAATGAAACTGAAAGCCCTTTTTATCTTCACGCATGACAGCATTGGCGTGGGCGAAGACGGGGCGACGCACCAACCCATAGAGCAATTGAGCCATTTACGTGCTTTGCCCAATTTCTATGCTTTCAGACCCAGCGATGCTTTTGAAAATAAGGCTTGCATGCAAGTAGCGTTAAGTTTGAACGCTCCTAGTGCTCTTATTTTATCGCGCCAGAATTTACCCGTGCTTGATGAGGTCTCTAAAGAGCAGGTTTTAAAAGGGGCGTATGTTAAATATGATGCTAAAGATCCCATTATCACGCTCGTTGCAAGCGGGAGCGAAGTGTCTTTAGCTTTAGAGAGCGCTAAAATTTTAGAGCGAGAAAATATCCCCACTCAAGTGGTGAGTGCGCCTTGCTTTGATTTATTAATAGAGCAAGATGAAAACTATCTTAAAGAACTCTTTAAGGGTAAGGTTTTAGTGATTGAAGCGAGCCGTGCGATAGAGTGGTATCGTTTTGCGGATAAAATCATTGGCATGGATTCTTTTGGGAGCTCAGCAAAGGGCGATAAACTCTTTGAAAAATTTGGCTTTAGCGTTGAAAACATTACCGCTCAAGCGAAAAGATTACTCAACGCATGA
- the addB gene encoding ATP-dependent deoxyribonuclease AddB, which yields MNLEKLFLEKTPLFVFSSTRRLKHFYLEQGEGFLPSAMSMGSFFEQAFYIPNQKKIPNSARQILMIDTIKAIAKEKKSALEGLLLFENSFLGYLESTSFLFDLFDELSSACIKLNELSFKDIYLDYEKHLEVLEMIYDRYIKKLEGLGFYNKIMQKKPTILKEFFEHFSSIEWHLDGFMSVFERQCLLEVAELVPITLHLSCDKYNQKFLEFLNLKLETDCDYSIDFKTQKILSQTFNDQKIEPKLYANSSYLKQGALVLQTIEEYLQKDNDPNKMAIITPNADFLPFLKLLDKNNNLNFAMGLGAKNSPYYTELVKILENLETSDLDLSGSALLDLENITLALLEQQSSKEKAPLKEVHSQIMHQYHLLKDTLKNYSLKDLLHLYLQEFEANFRLDDSSGGKIRVMDTLETRGMQFDKIVIVDFNETCVPSLKDCDLFLNSALRKSLNLPTLLDKKNLQKHYYYQLFKNSKEITLSYIESETSKASNMLLELNLHIEPIKDAYTLFAPSPLKDYQEEEIKAAIPKDFNFSASSLNAFLTCKRRFYYHYMKRFKESPKDENNSAVGSLLHELLKEAYEKYKTPHLLEERLIWLLETRENITPKERLDTLVALKKIQAFYKKERERFNAEITILDLEKSFETIIQGVIFKGRIDRIDKTADNEIILLDYKFKSDLKLDNMSEKQRKSLSPIEIAQISTDYQMAIYAFALKNLGYKEPIKAFFYDLRKGELLEEDELQAKMDHLEFSLIPKLKQEIDFEKTLEVKDCEYCSFKDMCNR from the coding sequence ATGAACTTAGAAAAACTTTTTTTAGAAAAAACCCCCTTGTTTGTTTTTAGCTCCACCAGGCGTTTAAAACATTTCTATTTAGAGCAAGGCGAAGGGTTTTTGCCTAGCGCGATGAGCATGGGGAGTTTTTTTGAACAGGCTTTTTACATCCCTAATCAAAAGAAAATCCCTAACAGCGCGCGCCAAATTTTAATGATAGACACCATTAAAGCCATCGCTAAAGAAAAAAAATCCGCACTTGAAGGGCTTTTGCTTTTTGAAAACAGCTTTTTAGGGTATTTGGAAAGCACTTCTTTTTTATTTGATTTGTTTGATGAGTTAAGTTCTGCTTGCATCAAACTCAATGAACTTTCTTTTAAAGACATTTATTTGGATTATGAAAAGCATTTAGAAGTCTTAGAAATGATTTATGATCGTTACATTAAAAAGCTAGAAGGATTAGGCTTTTACAACAAAATCATGCAAAAAAAACCCACGATTTTAAAAGAATTTTTTGAGCATTTTTCCTCCATTGAATGGCATTTAGACGGCTTTATGAGCGTTTTTGAAAGGCAATGCTTATTAGAAGTGGCCGAGTTAGTGCCTATCACTTTACACTTATCTTGCGACAAATACAACCAAAAATTCTTGGAATTTCTCAATCTCAAATTAGAGACAGATTGCGATTATTCCATTGATTTTAAAACCCAAAAGATCCTTTCTCAAACTTTTAATGATCAAAAAATTGAGCCAAAGCTTTATGCTAACTCCAGTTATTTAAAACAAGGCGCTTTAGTTTTACAAACCATAGAAGAGTATTTGCAAAAAGATAACGATCCTAATAAAATGGCGATCATCACGCCCAATGCGGATTTTTTGCCTTTTTTAAAACTTTTAGACAAAAACAACAATTTGAATTTTGCGATGGGCTTAGGGGCTAAAAACAGCCCTTATTATACAGAGCTTGTCAAAATCTTAGAAAATTTAGAAACAAGCGATCTTGATTTAAGCGGATCTGCTCTATTAGATTTAGAAAATATTACCCTTGCGCTTTTAGAACAACAAAGCTCTAAAGAAAAAGCACCCTTAAAAGAAGTGCATTCTCAAATCATGCACCAGTATCATCTTTTAAAAGACACGCTTAAAAACTACAGCCTTAAAGATTTATTGCATTTGTATTTGCAAGAATTTGAAGCCAACTTCCGCTTAGACGATTCTAGTGGGGGCAAAATACGAGTCATGGACACTTTAGAGACAAGGGGCATGCAATTTGATAAAATCGTTATTGTAGATTTTAATGAAACTTGTGTGCCAAGTCTTAAAGATTGCGATTTATTTTTGAACTCTGCTTTAAGAAAATCGCTCAACCTCCCCACTTTATTAGATAAGAAAAATTTGCAAAAACACTATTACTACCAGCTCTTTAAAAACTCTAAAGAAATAACACTTTCTTATATAGAGAGTGAAACTTCAAAAGCCTCTAACATGCTTTTAGAATTAAATTTGCATATAGAGCCTATCAAAGACGCTTACACGCTTTTTGCACCAAGTCCTTTAAAAGACTACCAAGAAGAAGAAATCAAAGCCGCTATCCCTAAAGATTTTAACTTTAGCGCTAGCTCATTGAACGCTTTTTTAACTTGCAAGCGCCGTTTTTATTACCACTACATGAAGCGATTCAAAGAAAGCCCTAAAGATGAAAATAATAGCGCTGTGGGCAGTTTGCTCCATGAACTTTTAAAAGAAGCTTATGAAAAATATAAAACCCCCCATTTATTAGAAGAAAGGCTCATTTGGCTGTTAGAAACAAGAGAAAATATTACCCCTAAAGAGCGTTTAGACACTCTTGTAGCGCTCAAAAAAATCCAGGCTTTTTATAAAAAAGAGCGAGAACGCTTTAATGCAGAAATCACCATTCTTGATCTTGAAAAAAGCTTTGAAACGATTATTCAAGGCGTTATTTTTAAAGGGCGTATAGACAGGATTGACAAAACGGCTGACAATGAGATTATTTTATTGGATTACAAATTCAAAAGCGATTTGAAATTAGACAACATGAGCGAAAAACAAAGAAAAAGCTTAAGCCCCATAGAAATCGCTCAAATCAGCACCGATTATCAAATGGCCATCTATGCGTTTGCCCTTAAAAATCTGGGTTACAAAGAGCCTATAAAAGCCTTTTTTTATGATTTGAGAAAGGGCGAGTTACTAGAAGAAGACGAGCTACAGGCTAAAATGGATCATTTGGAATTTTCTCTTATCCCCAAACTCAAACAAGAAATTGATTTTGAAAAAACTTTAGAGGTTAAAGATTGTGAGTATTGCTCTTTTAAAGACATGTGCAACCGATGA